One window of the Pedobacter ginsengisoli genome contains the following:
- a CDS encoding YncE family protein, with the protein MKTNKLLNIISLGILVAFLGLTVSCRKDLKPVPEQRETLLPPDPSAQVKGFYIVNEGNMNMNKASLDYLDYTTGIYRRNIYNEVNPEIVKGLGDVGNDIAIYGSKLYVVVNVSNKVEVLDVKTGKRIKQVNITNCRYITFSNGKAYVSAYLGTVGDPNAPQGIVAQIDTATLTEVKRVDVGRQPEEMAVVGQKLYVANSGGYSPQKYERTVSVIDLNSFTVTKQIDVAINLHRLKADKYGDLYVTSRGNYYDIPSKMFVIDTKTDQVKKTFNIAVNNLAIDGDIAYYYGSEWNYNEAKYTITYGMLNVKDEVLLDKQFITDGTDKAITIPYGIAVHPITKDVLVTDARNYVSPGTLYCFDPAGKKKWSVTTGDIPAHFAFVYK; encoded by the coding sequence ATGAAAACGAACAAATTGCTCAATATAATTAGTTTAGGAATACTAGTTGCTTTTTTAGGACTTACAGTATCGTGCCGGAAAGACCTTAAACCGGTTCCTGAACAGCGGGAGACCCTTTTACCTCCTGATCCGTCTGCACAGGTTAAAGGTTTTTATATTGTAAATGAGGGCAATATGAATATGAATAAGGCCTCTTTGGATTATTTGGACTATACTACCGGAATTTATAGGCGAAACATTTATAATGAAGTAAATCCGGAAATTGTAAAGGGATTAGGTGATGTTGGAAACGATATTGCCATTTATGGTTCTAAACTTTATGTGGTGGTAAATGTATCCAATAAAGTTGAAGTTCTGGATGTTAAAACCGGCAAGCGCATTAAGCAAGTTAACATTACCAATTGCCGGTACATTACATTTAGTAATGGCAAGGCTTACGTGAGCGCATACCTGGGTACAGTAGGGGATCCTAATGCGCCACAGGGAATTGTAGCTCAGATTGACACTGCAACATTAACAGAGGTAAAAAGAGTGGATGTAGGCCGACAACCTGAAGAAATGGCTGTAGTTGGCCAAAAGCTTTATGTTGCAAATTCAGGCGGGTATAGCCCGCAGAAATACGAAAGAACTGTTTCTGTTATAGATCTGAACTCATTTACTGTAACAAAACAAATTGACGTGGCTATTAACCTGCATAGGTTAAAGGCTGATAAATATGGTGATCTATACGTAACCTCAAGAGGGAATTATTACGATATACCTTCAAAAATGTTTGTAATAGATACTAAAACAGATCAGGTTAAAAAGACTTTTAACATTGCTGTAAATAACCTTGCTATTGATGGGGATATTGCTTATTACTATGGCTCTGAATGGAACTATAACGAAGCCAAATACACAATAACTTATGGGATGCTTAACGTTAAAGACGAGGTGTTGTTAGATAAGCAATTCATAACCGATGGTACAGATAAAGCAATAACCATTCCTTATGGTATAGCAGTTCATCCTATAACTAAAGATGTTTTAGTTACCGATGCCCGAAATTATGTATCGCCGGGTACACTTTACTGTTTTGATCCGGCGGGGAAAAAGAAATGGTCGGTTACTACCGGAGATATTCCGGCTCACTTTGCATTCGTATATAAATAA
- a CDS encoding TonB-dependent receptor: MRRSKNAVFGVNSIFFTFLAIIWLGMCTMSLQSFAQTGSTKPNESDSLNQINQLREVQIKKIKISKRQTSSTPLQILSGAELEKLNSLSVADAVRFFSGVQLKDYGGIGGLKTINVRSMGTNHTAVFYDGVQLGNAQNGQVDLGKFSLDNIEEIELYNGQKSSIFQSAKGFASANSLYLKSKQPDFSDGTTQKVRASLKGGSFGLIDPSLLWQSKISNNVYSSLSAEYKNANGKYKFRSTNGVYDTTAVRKDGDIEAMRLELGLNGMLSDSSTWKVKLYGYKDNQGLPGAVVNNVFSFSQRMWNKNFFAQSSYEKNVGKYSLLATAKYASDNLRYLDPDRVTVNGLLENNFHLQEIYVSLANKLKITNYWDVVLSTDYQRNDLNADLYRFSYPVRNTILTALATQFHFAKFDIQANLLSTLKYDKTQSGPADVDRNELTPTVMVSWQPFDQKEFRLRSFYKSIFRMPTFNDLYYTYYGFIVLKPEYTKQYDLGFTYIKGYDNKVLSQFSIQADAYYNNVKNKIVAVPGNNQARWSMQNLGQVEIKGIDVNIQSVWQITNTISFTSGLTYTYQKAIDSDHASPSYKDLIPYTPIHSGSFLASATYKNLSMNYSFIYIGERYNQSTNSIYNYVQPWYTHDMALHYNVKVNRKEVRFTAEVNNLLNQDYEVITNFPMPGRYYRFGLNYNY; this comes from the coding sequence ATGAGAAGAAGTAAAAACGCTGTTTTTGGCGTAAACTCTATTTTTTTTACTTTTCTAGCTATTATATGGCTGGGCATGTGTACTATGTCTCTTCAGTCGTTTGCCCAAACAGGCTCAACAAAACCAAATGAATCAGATTCTTTAAATCAGATTAATCAGCTTAGAGAGGTACAGATCAAGAAAATAAAGATCAGCAAAAGGCAAACTTCTTCAACTCCATTACAAATACTATCAGGAGCGGAGCTCGAAAAATTAAACAGCCTTTCTGTAGCAGATGCTGTTCGTTTTTTTTCAGGAGTACAGCTTAAAGACTATGGTGGCATTGGTGGTTTAAAAACAATTAATGTACGCAGCATGGGTACCAATCATACTGCCGTATTCTATGATGGTGTACAGTTGGGAAATGCACAAAACGGACAGGTAGACCTGGGTAAATTTTCATTAGATAATATTGAAGAGATAGAACTATACAACGGACAAAAGAGCTCTATTTTCCAATCTGCCAAAGGCTTCGCGTCAGCGAACTCATTGTATCTTAAATCGAAACAACCTGATTTTTCAGATGGAACTACCCAAAAAGTTCGTGCATCATTAAAAGGAGGGTCATTTGGCCTTATTGATCCATCGCTTTTATGGCAAAGTAAAATAAGTAATAATGTTTACAGCTCTTTAAGTGCAGAGTATAAAAATGCCAATGGCAAATATAAGTTCCGATCTACTAATGGCGTATATGATACTACTGCTGTAAGGAAGGATGGTGATATTGAAGCCATGCGATTAGAGTTGGGATTAAATGGAATGCTGTCTGACAGCAGTACATGGAAAGTAAAACTATATGGTTATAAAGACAATCAGGGGTTGCCTGGTGCAGTTGTGAACAATGTATTTTCATTTTCACAACGGATGTGGAATAAGAACTTTTTCGCACAATCTTCTTATGAAAAGAATGTAGGCAAATACAGTTTGCTGGCAACAGCCAAATACGCAAGTGATAACCTACGTTATCTAGATCCGGATAGGGTAACTGTTAATGGATTGCTTGAAAACAATTTTCATCTGCAAGAAATATATGTATCATTAGCCAATAAGTTAAAAATCACCAATTATTGGGATGTCGTATTGTCTACAGATTATCAGCGGAACGACTTAAACGCAGACCTTTATCGCTTTTCATATCCGGTAAGAAACACCATATTAACTGCTTTGGCTACCCAGTTTCATTTTGCAAAATTTGATATTCAGGCCAATTTATTAAGTACACTAAAATACGATAAAACGCAAAGCGGCCCTGCCGACGTAGATAGAAATGAGCTAACGCCTACAGTTATGGTATCGTGGCAACCCTTTGATCAGAAAGAGTTTAGGTTGCGATCATTCTATAAAAGCATTTTCAGGATGCCAACCTTCAACGATCTTTATTACACTTATTACGGGTTTATAGTTTTAAAACCAGAGTATACAAAACAATATGATTTGGGCTTTACCTATATAAAAGGATATGACAATAAAGTTTTAAGTCAGTTCTCTATACAAGCAGATGCATATTATAACAATGTGAAAAATAAGATAGTTGCAGTGCCTGGTAACAATCAGGCAAGGTGGAGTATGCAAAACCTTGGGCAGGTCGAAATCAAAGGTATAGATGTAAACATACAATCTGTATGGCAAATTACTAATACTATAAGTTTTACTTCAGGGCTTACTTACACCTACCAAAAAGCAATTGATTCCGATCATGCTTCACCAAGCTATAAGGATCTGATTCCGTATACGCCTATACATAGTGGATCATTTCTTGCGAGTGCAACCTACAAAAACCTTTCTATGAATTACAGTTTCATTTATATAGGAGAGCGTTACAATCAAAGTACAAATAGTATATATAACTACGTTCAACCTTGGTATACACACGATATGGCCTTGCATTATAATGTAAAAGTAAACAGAAAGGAAGTTCGTTTTACTGCCGAGGTTAACAATTTGCTGAACCAGGATTACGAAGTAATCACGAATTTCCCGATGCCTGGTCGCTATTATCGTTTTGGATTAAACTACAACTATTAG
- a CDS encoding serine hydrolase, giving the protein MMKFASIFLVMISLNTMAQKTDTMLLAQLMHKNPELFTGVLNHPQKNQIQILYTQINRNTKNKPIFKTYSYNLDDHRYFYPASTVKLAAVIFALEKINELKITGLTAKSAMITDSSYVKQTKVLTDSTAKNRLPSIEHYIKKILLTSDNDAFNRLFEFIGRAEINSKLKKYGFFNSRILNRLAIGDAGETAKHTNPIKFYNQDKLIYSQTEQYDPKEYPLSLTNTLMGVGYLDSTDKLVNKPFNLENKNAFSISDQQAMMRKLIYPEAFPAKERFNLTADNYKLIYTYMSKLPTESDYPAYKANEFWPTYSKMLYYGRDKNAQIDPNIRIFNKYGDSYGFIIDNSYFVDFKNNIEFFLTAVVQSNDDGIFNDNNYEYDSVCYPFMKNLGQTIYKYELEQKHKTPPDLKKFRMKYN; this is encoded by the coding sequence ATGATGAAGTTTGCCTCTATTTTTCTAGTAATGATTAGCCTGAATACAATGGCCCAGAAAACAGACACTATGCTATTAGCACAATTGATGCATAAAAACCCTGAACTTTTTACCGGAGTATTAAACCATCCTCAAAAAAATCAAATCCAGATCCTTTATACTCAGATTAACAGAAACACAAAGAATAAGCCCATTTTCAAAACGTATAGCTATAACTTAGATGACCATAGATACTTTTACCCTGCAAGTACGGTTAAACTGGCAGCGGTAATTTTTGCACTTGAAAAGATAAATGAGCTTAAAATAACTGGGTTAACAGCTAAAAGTGCGATGATTACTGATAGCTCTTATGTTAAGCAAACAAAGGTACTAACAGATAGTACAGCTAAAAATAGACTACCTTCTATTGAACATTATATTAAAAAGATATTGCTTACCAGCGACAACGATGCATTTAACCGTTTGTTTGAATTTATTGGTCGCGCTGAAATCAATAGCAAACTAAAAAAATACGGTTTCTTCAATAGCCGTATATTAAACCGCCTGGCTATTGGTGATGCAGGTGAGACTGCAAAACATACTAATCCTATTAAATTTTACAATCAGGATAAATTAATATACAGCCAGACCGAACAATATGATCCGAAAGAGTATCCTTTATCATTAACAAATACCCTTATGGGTGTTGGTTACCTGGACAGCACAGATAAACTGGTGAATAAGCCTTTTAATTTGGAGAATAAAAATGCCTTTAGCATTTCCGATCAACAGGCTATGATGCGAAAGTTGATATATCCCGAAGCTTTCCCTGCAAAAGAAAGATTTAATTTAACAGCAGACAATTATAAGCTGATCTATACTTATATGAGTAAATTACCCACTGAAAGTGATTATCCTGCCTATAAGGCTAACGAATTTTGGCCAACTTATTCAAAAATGCTCTATTACGGCCGCGACAAAAACGCTCAAATTGATCCTAACATCCGCATATTTAATAAATATGGCGACTCTTATGGTTTCATTATTGATAACTCATATTTCGTCGATTTTAAGAACAATATCGAATTCTTTCTTACAGCCGTAGTTCAATCTAATGATGATGGTATTTTTAACGACAACAATTACGAATACGACTCCGTTTGCTATCCATTTATGAAAAACCTTGGCCAAACCATCTATAAATACGAACTGGAACAGAAACATAAAACGCCACCCGATCTTAAAAAATTCAGGATGAAGTATAATTAG
- a CDS encoding polyphosphate kinase 2 family protein: MKDEIEQYFATPGVKISLKNFDTRYKGNLQKEEGKERLEEIKLKLSAAQETLYAENTRSVLIIFQAMDAAGKDSAIQHVMSGLNPQGCQVYSFKAPNSEEYDHDFLWRHYKALPEKGRVGIHNRSHYENVLVCKVHPEYVLNENIPGYQDVKNMNASFWKKRYESIRNFEKHLNENGTAIIKIFLYVSKEEQKQRFLDRINDPAKNWKFSSGDIEERKLWKQYMTAYEEAITATSTQDAPWYIIPADQKWYARLAISHILSETFKKLNLKFPVLEKDEMEKLDEIKTQLLNEA, translated from the coding sequence ATGAAAGACGAAATAGAACAGTATTTTGCTACACCGGGAGTAAAAATTTCTCTTAAAAACTTTGATACCCGTTATAAGGGGAACCTTCAGAAAGAAGAGGGGAAGGAGAGACTGGAGGAAATTAAATTGAAACTGAGTGCTGCCCAGGAGACATTGTATGCAGAAAATACCCGCTCTGTGTTAATTATTTTTCAGGCGATGGATGCTGCCGGAAAAGATAGTGCCATACAGCATGTGATGTCTGGCTTAAATCCTCAGGGATGCCAGGTTTATAGTTTTAAGGCTCCAAACTCAGAGGAATATGATCACGATTTTTTATGGCGCCATTATAAGGCTTTGCCGGAAAAGGGAAGGGTAGGGATTCATAACCGGTCACATTATGAAAATGTATTGGTTTGTAAGGTGCATCCTGAATATGTACTTAACGAGAATATTCCAGGATATCAGGATGTGAAAAATATGAATGCTTCCTTCTGGAAAAAGCGTTATGAAAGCATCAGGAATTTTGAAAAACACTTAAATGAAAATGGAACTGCAATCATAAAAATTTTCCTGTATGTTTCTAAAGAAGAGCAAAAACAACGGTTTCTGGATAGAATAAATGATCCCGCTAAAAATTGGAAATTTTCTTCAGGTGATATTGAAGAGCGCAAATTATGGAAGCAATACATGACTGCTTATGAGGAAGCAATAACTGCTACTTCAACACAAGATGCTCCGTGGTATATTATTCCGGCAGATCAAAAGTGGTACGCCAGATTAGCAATTAGCCATATATTATCAGAAACATTTAAAAAGCTTAATCTTAAGTTCCCGGTTCTGGAAAAAGATGAAATGGAGAAACTGGACGAAATAAAAACGCAGCTGCTTAACGAAGCATAA
- a CDS encoding response regulator transcription factor, producing the protein MNQNALLQNKINDAIAKISVISDELPGVVIVHDLRDWSVAWMSKRGLQQLGVSLEHITSITAEEYYVRYFNGDDAQDYVPKILGLIAQNNDEDLCTFFQQVRFSDSSDWHWHMSSVKVYLRDDENKPLLVITIALPIDSMHHMTVKASRLLDENNFLRNNYHNFTKLSSREREILSLMALGKTSAETAEQLFISPSTVETHRKNIKQKLDTNSYYEICQYARAFDLI; encoded by the coding sequence ATGAATCAAAACGCTCTTCTCCAAAATAAAATTAATGATGCTATAGCTAAAATTTCAGTAATATCAGATGAACTGCCGGGGGTTGTTATTGTGCACGACCTCAGAGACTGGTCGGTCGCCTGGATGTCTAAACGAGGATTGCAGCAACTGGGAGTTTCTCTTGAACACATTACCAGTATAACTGCAGAAGAATATTATGTTAGGTATTTTAATGGCGATGATGCTCAGGATTATGTGCCTAAGATACTTGGATTGATAGCACAAAATAACGATGAAGATTTATGTACTTTTTTTCAGCAGGTTCGTTTTTCTGATTCTAGTGACTGGCACTGGCATATGTCGAGCGTAAAGGTCTACTTAAGAGACGACGAAAATAAACCATTACTGGTAATAACGATAGCTTTGCCAATTGACTCGATGCATCATATGACTGTTAAGGCCTCGCGGTTACTCGATGAGAATAACTTTCTGCGTAATAACTATCATAATTTTACAAAATTAAGCTCCAGAGAGCGCGAAATACTTAGCTTAATGGCATTAGGGAAAACCTCTGCAGAAACTGCAGAGCAGCTTTTTATTTCCCCAAGTACTGTAGAAACCCACAGAAAAAACATCAAACAAAAATTAGATACAAACTCGTATTACGAAATCTGTCAGTATGCAAGGGCATTTGATTTAATATAG